The Pleuronectes platessa chromosome 11, fPlePla1.1, whole genome shotgun sequence DNA segment CCAGCTCAACTTGTCCCTTTCCATTCTAGTAtctgaaacaaaacatttaatagTTTTACTGTTAACTGCTCTTCCCACATTGTGCTCAAATAAAACGTCTTATGGTACTTACTGGGTGGCTTGTTGGCAGCTAGGTTTTTGAAATGGATGCCTTTGATGATCTCCACAGCGAGACGTCCTGTCGTGGCGTTGTACACCAGGCCCACAAGGATCTCTGGTGTGGAAGTCTGACTTACTGACTGGAATGATGAGGCGCTTTCACTGCATGTCATATCTGAGAGGCTGACCTGGGATTCACCAGCCTGAGAGTGACATTCAGAAAATTGTTCACCCGTGATCTACCCTCTACATCTACATATTCAGTGAAAAGCAAGATTTCATTGTGTGAAAGTaaagttttatgtttatttttattaatataaatagtGCTTGGGAAACCCATAGTACACATTCTGATGACATATGTAGTTTACAATAATAACGGAAGATGAATTTTTTTCTAGAAACAAAGGGCCCTTGATCTCAGAAGCAGACAAAAGCAGGGTTTCTCATTTCTCAACAACAACCATCATGTTCTACATCTGAAAGATTTCAGCTGTTCAGTATAACTATAGCTAGCTAGTCAAATGGGGCTAATGTTAGGGTTAGTCTACAACACCTTTACCAAATTGCCTTAACCGTTACAATGAAGGCATGGTTCGAACTACGGGGGAGCTAAGGGAAGACCGGCTCCCCTGAAACGAGTTCCCCTGAAAGGCCACTTTGAGATATTTAGGGGGAGCTATGAAATATTGTCAATCTTGTTCCAGGTTACAGACTTTGATTTACTATCTATTGCTCATATTCATGACACCAAGCAAAAGTAACTGATTCATCAAACACGATCTTAATATTCTCTCAAGCTGCAAAATAAAACCTTGCTCTGAAAATGTTAATCAACCATACCAAAGATCAATCAGTGTAGAGGAGCAATTAGAGTGTTGCGCGAAAGCTGTAAAGCCAACATCTGCTCCGATCGTACTCACCAGGAGAGAGCAGCATGGGTCTAGTATGACTGGCACAGACACTTTGCCCTGAAGGTTGAGCTTGGTGAGGTAGAACACCTTCTCCCCGAgcaccttctccttcttcatccGCCGCATACTGTAAAGTCGGAAGCGGAGGGCGTAATTGCTGATCATCTCTGACTCAACGTGGCTGAAGCGGAAGGTCTCTGTGAAGACGGGGCACGGGCCTCTCTGGATCCCCGTCTTTGCCCTCTGCTTCTTGGTGGGAAGCAGCACCAGGTGGACCTGCCAGGAAAAGTTGCCGGTGCGCTTGTGGGCGGGAAGGTCCGTTACTGCCATGATGGTCAAcgccagctgctgctcctctgagtCATAGTCAAACACTACATCCAGAGTGCCGTATTTTGCAATGGGATCTGGTTCGTAACCTTTAGGAAGCCGCGCTGCTGATCCTCGGGCTGACATATCCTAAAGAGTGATATGGTCAATGTAAACATCTCacccaaaaaacacattttcacagtcatatattattataatatccCTGGTATTTACCTCTGGGCTGAGGACGGCGGTACTGTCACTGGGTACATCCTCCTCATAGCCCTTGTTGAGGTAACTCTCAGTCTCATGGTCGTCACTGTCCACACTATAACATTTTCCAAAGGAGAGGTGGGGACTGCCGCTGGTTTGGGAAAGATCACACTTGGCGTCACCCAAGTCAGACATTGTGCAAGACATCCGTGGAGAGCCATTCTCATCCTGATAGGGCGGTGGCTGAAGCTCATCCAGTGGCGGTGTGCGTCTCATA contains these protein-coding regions:
- the syt14a gene encoding synaptotagmin-14, whose protein sequence is FPGGERNCGVHELVCVRKVSPEVLGFLTAIGLFIILMTFLFWYLNNKLELENPGSLQCLDEFRKTTDLQDKAYCDANLRGSSSDSEDELMGQYQEAVSRSQGLRGGAKAAANIKHGGGFSWESRHKYSPLSAEYDGYSSEASADDVNCIQRMRRTPPLDELQPPPYQDENGSPRMSCTMSDLGDAKCDLSQTSGSPHLSFGKCYSVDSDDHETESYLNKGYEEDVPSDSTAVLSPEDMSARGSAARLPKGYEPDPIAKYGTLDVVFDYDSEEQQLALTIMAVTDLPAHKRTGNFSWQVHLVLLPTKKQRAKTGIQRGPCPVFTETFRFSHVESEMISNYALRFRLYSMRRMKKEKVLGEKVFYLTKLNLQGKVSVPVILDPCCSLLAGESQVSLSDMTCSESASSFQSVSQTSTPEILVGLVYNATTGRLAVEIIKGIHFKNLAANKPPNGLFCCLKHLIGGQVYIIRDTYVKLTLLNSMGHEMSKCKTSICRGQPNPTYKETFVFQVALFQLSDVTLILSVYNKRSMKRKEMIGWISLGLNSSGEEELTHWTQMKESKGQQVCRWHSLLES